The window TCCTTGGATGCTGCCTGTGTTAAGGCCAGGGCACCCAGCACATGTGTAGCTGCTCTTTCACTTCTCAGCTAAATGACGGGTAATGGCCTTAATCTAGTGGCAGAAGAGGGTAGCTAAGAAAGCAATCAGCTGTCTCACTGGGTGAAATGTTAAGTCCTGAAAGGTGAATTTTTGTATGATTATGAGATTCCTCTAGAGGTCTCAATAGAAATGTCACTGCTATTTTAAGCTGATTCTGTTGAAAAACAAAGACAGGGAAATACATACCCGCCAGGTAGTTCATATTTTACTGCTGATATTTTCAGAGTTTTGTGGCAATATTTAATCATTATTGATTTAGGAAAAGGCACACGGAATGATCTATGGGTGCACAGTCCACAAAAACTGAGGCCttcttgattatatatatataccctcaACACAGAAAAACATTTCAGAGTGCCATCtgtcttttaaaacaaacatgTAGACACAAACATGCAGTTTCAGATTTTTGTGTTGGTGCTTGAGGGGTTTAATCAAGTGGTTAAATAGAACACCTAAGTATTTGGCACTTGATGTTTACATGGAGGGTGACTGAGACTGAGTTATTATAGCATTGTGATGCGAGACAGACATGCCAACAATCTGAAACACAGGAAGAGATACatggagacaaagaaaaaagaaatctgatcTTATACTAAGTCATTCCTTATTATTACTGCTAATGATAATAACTATCATTTATAGAGTTATTTATGTATCAAGATTTCACAtgtaatatttcataaatatttagtataaacctgtgaatttatcttatttatcttactataaaatgaggaaatgaagCCTTTGAGAGATTAAGTAGCCTGACAAAATTTCATTCCTAGAATATGAAATGGACATAGCATGCACCTGAATCCTTTGGTGCAACCCAAAGCTTGTATTAATCCTACTACATTGTGAAGTGTCCAGCATGCTTAATTGTAATTATCAAGTTTAATAAATTATGATCTTTTCTGTTGAAACAAACCATTAAGATATTGAaaggtttgtatttatttattttgagagagagagatagagagagagagagagagagagagagagagaagaagaagaagaagagagagagagaggaagagagagagagagagagagagagagagagagagagagagagagagagaaatttattttttagttttcggtggatacaacatcctccattttattattttttttaatgtggtgctgaggatccccAGTGCAatacgcatgccaggtgagtgtgctaccacttgagccacatccccagtccttgaaAGGTTTTTATAATAGTGACAAATCAGAATTGTAGATGAACGAAGGATGATCATAgaatttagagttcctaatataATGGGCATTGACCTAACACAGTCAATGAATCTTCCTGAGGGATGGGAGAGAGTGGACTCGAGTTTGGTGGAAGGAAGTATCAATTCagataaagaaggaagaagaaggaatatATGAAGGGAATATACAAAATAGAGTGGTCCAGTGGTAATCCCAGGAGTTTTAGAAtgtctaaaacaaaacatttaacttTTGGGAACATGTTGAATGTAAGACACAAGTAATACACAAATACTGTCTTCAAAATTTCATGTGTTTGTCCTAAAAATATGACTATTCATACAGGGAATTCATGAAGAATTTTGACCATTGGAGTAACGTGCTGACATCTGCATTTTAGGAAAAACCCTCTAACTTCAGGGTTAGAGTGGATTGGGGAGAGACAAAGCTAAGGCAGAAACACCTAATGACAAAGTCCAGGTAAGAGAAGTTGGAAGTATGTGCTAAAGCTGGGACTTCGGGGGTTGGAGAAAaggagtgcaaaaaaaaaaaaaaaaagacaataggaACTGGTGAAGGGGCAAAAGGAATGAAGGAGAAAATGAGTAAGGAGAGTTTCCAACTTTCTGGATGAAGTTGGGAAAGTAGATAGTGGTATAACTCACAAAAATATTGACAAGACATAGAGAAAATTTGGGAAGGATAGGCAAGTTTGTCCAATCTTGGATATGTTGAGTGCATAGTCTgcagtaaagaaaatataaaaagatcttTTGTTTCAGAAAGATATTTgacttaaaaacataattttggaaGAAATGAAAGTATTTAAATAGTTAAAAGAGTGTGATTCAGAAATAATGTGCAATTTCGtgaaaggaagagaggatggAACCCTGGAATCAATCTCTAATAAGGTGGAGAAGATGGTGGGCTTGGAGTCAGAGGAGGAACAATTGTAGAGAGCCAATGTTGTGGAAACTTAAGGAGactagttttaaaagaaacagatGGAGTTATTAACATCCAGAGAATGGATGAGGGGAGATCTTTCAAATGAACTGTTCTGAAATACAAATATGATAAAGTGTAAGCATCTCCCCTAAAGGCAGCATGTGTTTATTCTTATCTCTGAGTAAAACTAGATTTATCCTCATTCAGACATGTGCAAGTCTCACCCATAAGAAGCGTATCTCCAGGAAAGGAGATATTTTTCCTTGTCTCTAACTGTATTCCCTTGTATTGCAGCTCAAGGTGCTTCATTCTTCTGGTGCAGAGGGCAGCCAGAGCTGAGCTATGTGGTAACATATcaggagtgaaaaaaaatcatgacattggtttcttttcccttttccctctctaaGTCCTTTATGATGGCCCTTAACAATTCTAGCTGGAGGCTACCCCAGCCTTCCTTTTTCCTGGTAGGTATTCCAGGTCTAGAGGAGAGTCAGCACTGGATAGCTTTCCCCTTGGGTGTCCTTTACTTCCTTGCTCTAGTGGGCAATGTTACCATTATCTTCATCATCTGGGCTGAGCAATCCTTGCACCAACCCATGTACCTCTTCTTGGCCATGCTAGCTGCCATTGACCTTGTCCTGGCCTCCTCCACTGCACCCAAAGCCCTTGCTGTGCTCCTGGTCCATGCTCATGAGATTGGGTACATTGTCTGCCTAACCCAGATGTTCTTCATTCATGCTTTCTCCTCCATGGAGTCAGGTGTACTGGTGGCCATGGCTCTGGATCGCTATGTGGCCATTTGCCATCCTCTGCACCATTCCACCATCCTGCATCCAGGGACCATAGGGCGCATTGGGATGGCAGTGCTGGTGCGTGGATTGATCCTCCTCatccccttccccatcctccttCAGAGCCTTATCTTCTGCCAGACCACAGTCATAGGCCATGCCTATTGTGAACATATGGCTGTGGTAAAACTTGCCTGTTcagaaaccacagtgaacagaGCCTATGGACTGGCAGTGGCACTTCTGGTGGTTGGGCTAGATGTCCTGGCCATTGGTGTCTCCTATGCCCTCATCCTCCAGGCAGTGCTCAAGGTACCAGGGAGTGAGGCGCGACTCAAGGCCTTTAGCACATGTGGGGCTCATGTTTGTGTCATCTTGGTCTTCTATGTCCCTGGGATGTTCTCCTTCCTTACTCATCGCTTTGGCCACCATGTACCCCATCATGTCCATGTTCTTCTGGCCACCCTGTACCTCCTTGTGCCACCTGCCCTCAATCCTCTTGTGTATGGGGTGAAGACTCGGCAGATCCGCCATCGAGTGCTCAGGGTGTTCTATGTTAAAGGATTGGTCTGAACCTAATCTAGTTACTTTCTTTAGAGGTTCCTGCCACAGGCACAGCCAAGAACTCATGGTTGTATGGATAATATGGATAGAGGCCACTCTACAATGAAGAGTCCTTCTACTCCTATTAGCCCCATGCCAAGAACACCCCACAGGCATTTGGCTCCATGTTCTATTGGGATATATCTGGATAGCTGGATCATGAATAGTCCCccctccttcacacacacacacacacatgttatatgtatttttttctcctggtGCCCACAGTTGTCTACTCCTTTTTTCAGAGTGATTTCAGAATAAGATAAATGACAGCTCTGATTATGACATCTTTCCTGCAACCCTGTCTGGAATGGGAATGGAAAAGTCCCCAATTATGCTCTGTTTTAGTGTCTTCAAACCCTTTGACAGTGAGCTCCAAATCACTGGACTCCTGGGTGGCAGCAAGGTCTCTTCAAAGCAGCTGAGAAGGCCACTTTTTAAGAAAACACCCTTCATCCTAACACTAGCGtcattttacttaaaacaaacaaaatcaagacAGTTACTTTTGGGCAAGGGAACTTAGTGCCTGCTGTTAATGTTACTTGGAAGTTGGAAAGCCACTAGGAGGGCCAGGACATTACTTTATGTACGGGGTCATCAAAAAtaccaataaatttttaaacaataaaatggtacagaatatattCTCTTATCAACACAGAATGTAAAATTGAAAACCAATAACAACATGATGGCAATGAAAAGCCCTAAATggttggaaacaaacaaacaaaggacaTCTCAATAACCACgtattaaataagaaattacaggaaaagttagaaaaattttaaagtgattgATCATGACAAAAGCAAAAGATGAGGAGGTACAGCTAAAGACTAAATAGAGGGAAACTTACACCATTTAATGCTTGTATTAGGAAAGAATAGgtatttaaaatcaattatttaatttGGCAATTTAAGAatatagaagaaagaagaagaaattaagccCAAGTTAaacaagatgaagaaattaataaaatataaaaatgaagaatatcattttatattttattaattaaatataaagaaatcttaaaagttgttttttaaaagatcattaaaaTTGATATACTCCTAGTAAGacttatcaaagaaaaagaaaaacataaaggaTTAATATGATGACTGAAGGAGTTATCAGTGCAGATCATACTAGATAGTAAAAGAGTACttgttataaaaaattttaagccaATAAAACCAACAGTTTGCTtaagaggttttatttatttatttttttactttagtatgtatgcatttatttatttatttattttattggttctttttagttatacatgacagaagaatccattttgatataattacacaGTAATGAAGTATATCTTATTCTTGTTagagtcccattcttatggatttacatggtggtgggattcagtgtgttgttttcatatatgttcaCGGGAAAACTACGTCAGATTCACTCTACTGTATTTCCTCTGCttattccccttccttccctccattctccattgtctaatctactacATTTCTATTCCTCCCCTTACCTACCCCCACCCTTTATTGTGGGTTAGATTCCAtctatcagaaaaaacatttgatctttgggttttggggactggcttcacttatcatgatagtttccagatccatccTTTTGCTAGCAAACGTCATAaagtcattctatttttttatatatattttaaaatttcatttatagatggacacaatatctttattttgtttatttttatgtggtattgaggatcgattgcagtacctcacatgtgccaggcatgtgctctgccactgacctacaacctcagccccatgaagtcattatttcttatggctgagtaatacttcattttgtgtgtgtgtgtgtgtgtgtgtgtgtgtgtgtgtgtgtgtgtgtatgtgtgtgttttacattttAGGACACCTCAGTTATGCGAGTTCCACCTGTAAAATACCATTTATGCAGACTTGGGTTAAGGATTCTCAGGGGATagtcttcccttccctcctccttcttccctccattcccctcccttttcccttcttgttaatttcccttccttttctttttcttctactactTCCTTTCTGTTCTCTGGCCCTTCCTCTGTCCTTCTACCTATcccttccctgtccctctccttgtTCCCCATTCCTCCCTTCTCCTATGGCTTAGTTCAAGAGAGCAGGTTTCCTTAAGATCTTTTTCCAGAATCCTCCCTTTCCCATCCACTAAGAATGTCTTCTTTCCCATGTTTGGCCATTTGTTCTTTGATATGAACTCCTGGCAAGGTCAAGCCCGAGCCATTCTTATTTTATCTCCAAAAAATGCGATAGGAAAACtcactctgtggtttgtttctgGTCAAATGAGCTCTATGCAGAGGCACTTCATATTCAGGCTCCCCAAGAGATATTCAGTgactatgataaaaataattacttgcagaaaaaaagtggttttaaatggattttttctttttgtcagtgTCAGTATAACAAGGACATGTAGATTGAGTAAATGGACTTTAGAGGCACAGCTTTACATTATTTAGTTGGCTCCAACTTGGAAAAAGGATGAGTAGTCTTTCCCAAAGAGGAAATATGAGGACCCAATGGAATTAATTTGAACTACATATAAACTAGTTCAATTGATCAGAGCTAACACCTATATAATACTTACTATGAGTTCAGCACTAAGTGTTGCTTATATATTAACCCTTACTCACGAATAAGAAAACAGTAACCCAGAGAAGAGAAGTGATTTATCCAAAGTAGCTGAGCTGGTAGGCGGTGGTGCTGGGATTTTAACCCAGATAGCTCACCCTATGTGTTTGCTTACCACACTACCTTGCCCTCTGCCTGCCCACCATGCAACGTACCTGGTAGTAACTGTCATTTCTGAGATACCACTCCATACTACACACTTCacttttgcttcatttttccCTGAAAAGGAGATTTTCCACTTGCTCATCAAATCTATAACTCAATTCTAGCACCtcattaaaaatttgtttttattacagCATTACAGgtatatataatattggggttcattttgacatggtcacacatacatggaatataatgtcCTGcatttcaattcccagtgcctgctccctcccctcttctcttcttttatttCACTTCCTCTAGCATCTCATTTTGAGAATCAGTTCTTGGGTCTCCTTCTAGTACACATTACTGTGCTATTGaggaagcagaaaacaaaaagcataaaGGATTTCTCAGAGAGGAGTTTAATAAAAGGGCTATTCATAGAAGTGTTAACATAGGGGAACAGAGGAGGCCACTTATATCCTCAGGCCTGAAGGAGCAAGGACTGGCAGGGTTTCTGCTGAAGCCTGGTAACCTTGGAGCTGTGGAAGGGCTGCGTCTCCACAGGGTCTGTGGCTACAGAGAAACACATCAACATCAGACCTGTGTTAAAGCAGAGTCAGGCAGGATAAGCACCCAAACCCTTACTCCTTTCCTATTTTTGTCTTCTGCAGGTGGCTCCTGCTGTTTGAACTAGAAGCAGAGAGTCAAACAGATGAACCCAGAGAAGCAGTCTGTCCCAGCACAGAGCAGggcaaaggagaaaacagacttgTGAAATAATGAATAAACACCGTCCTAGATAGAAGCCAGCTGTTTGCCTTCTCTGTGGTTGAACCTAGgaggtaaagggaaaaaaaatcatacaataaaACTGACTGGTTTCACTTGAACTTCATATTCACAGACACCCCAAGAGATATTCAAtgactattaaaaatattattatattaaaaataattacttgcaGAAAAAAGTGGTTTTAAATATGCTGGAGAGGAAAGAAGTTGATTCATTATGCATGATCTTGAATTAATTAGCTAAAACTGCACTGGTTCTATTGCAGTAAGTCCCATGCTATATTGCAAGTTTGTGGAGAACAAAATCCATGTGAATCTAATCCTTATAAAGCTTATATGTAGTCTTGAAGTGACCATATTAAGgaagcttattttattttgtgaataacAAGAAGcattatggtttatatatgaggtgtcctccaaaagcttgtgtgtgagacagtgcaataatttttagaggagaaatgattaaattataaaagatgtaacctgatcagtggtttaatccactgttggattagctgggtggtaactgtaggcatttagggtgtgactggaggaggtaggtcacgtGGCATGCTGTTGAGgt is drawn from Urocitellus parryii isolate mUroPar1 chromosome 4, mUroPar1.hap1, whole genome shotgun sequence and contains these coding sequences:
- the LOC144254594 gene encoding olfactory receptor 52L1-like, whose translation is MTLVSFPFSLSKSFMMALNNSSWRLPQPSFFLVGIPGLEESQHWIAFPLGVLYFLALVGNVTIIFIIWAEQSLHQPMYLFLAMLAAIDLVLASSTAPKALAVLLVHAHEIGYIVCLTQMFFIHAFSSMESGVLVAMALDRYVAICHPLHHSTILHPGTIGRIGMAVLVRGLILLIPFPILLQSLIFCQTTVIGHAYCEHMAVVKLACSETTVNRAYGLAVALLVVGLDVLAIGVSYALILQAVLKVPGSEARLKAFSTCGAHVCVILVFYVPGMFSFLTHRFGHHVPHHVHVLLATLYLLVPPALNPLVYGVKTRQIRHRVLRVFYVKGLV